The Deltaproteobacteria bacterium genomic interval TTCGTTTTCTGGTCGACGCTCATTCGGGGATTGTCCACGTTGGCCAGCGCGTCGAAGCAGTCGTACCCGGTGCCGAAATCGAGCGTGTTATCGCCGAATCGCTGGCCGGCAGGCAGGCCGCAGTCGCGCAGCCTGTCGCCGTCCCTGTAGGTCTCTTGCGGCTGCGGAGGTAGCGCGATCACCGTCAAATCGATGGTGCTGCCGCGGCTGTGGCCGGATCGCTCGAGCAGGTACCCTTCGCGGAAGATGCGATCCTTGGGGACGCGCGGGTAGAACTCGGCTTGCATCTTGTCGTCGGCGAAGTCCTTCGCCCAGGTCACGAAGGTGTCGACCGCGCGCTGCGGGCGATAGCAGTCGTATGCCTTCAGAGAGAGACCGAACGGCCGCAGATCGTCCTGGACGTTTTTCAGGGCCACCACGGCGCGTCTGGTGAGCAGACACTTCTCCGCTTTGTAACCACGCACCGGGTGTCCCAGGAAATTATGGGACCCGAAGTACCTCAGCTCGATGGCGATGGACGGGTCTACTTCCGCGAGGGAGACGAACGTGTCGGGCCGCTGCGCGACGGTTCCGCGCTGGACCGCCGGCGAGCCGGCGGCACATGCCGACAGGAGCGCTGCGACAACGGACCACGGAGCGGATCGAGAGCGGTTCATGGGGCGTAGCCTAGACTGTGCCGCCCCTCGACGGCTATACGCCGAGCTCCTGGGCGACGCGGCTGCGGGCTTGGACGTAGGCGTGCCAGTCCGCCTCGACGACGGCGGCATAACTCTCTGCAAACGACACCGCAGAGCGTGCTGCCTCCAGTGCGTTCCACGGCGCACCCAGCATGGCAGGCGCGTTCACGCGACAGTGGAGGCGCCCCAATACCTCGCCGCACTGCCTGGCGTATGCGATGAGCTGCTCGTGGCCGCTCCCGTCCTGCGCAACGGCGAACCGCGCGCAACGTAGCTTCTCTTCCTCGGGTTGGATCTCTCGACCGAGCGCGGGGAGCTTGCCCAGGTGGGTGCCCGCTACACGCGGCCATGGATCGCCTTGCATCCTGCGGATGGCCGCGGTTTGCACA includes:
- a CDS encoding D-alanyl-D-alanine dipeptidase codes for the protein MNRSRSAPWSVVAALLSACAAGSPAVQRGTVAQRPDTFVSLAEVDPSIAIELRYFGSHNFLGHPVRGYKAEKCLLTRRAVVALKNVQDDLRPFGLSLKAYDCYRPQRAVDTFVTWAKDFADDKMQAEFYPRVPKDRIFREGYLLERSGHSRGSTIDLTVIALPPQPQETYRDGDRLRDCGLPAGQRFGDNTLDFGTGYDCFDALANVDNPRMSVDQKTKRLMLRALMEKHGFKPYPPEWWHFTLRDEPYPETFFDFEIE